A single Agrococcus sp. ARC_14 DNA region contains:
- a CDS encoding HNH endonuclease signature motif containing protein — protein sequence MTTDGLDADDYIAAIRAGAVDPFGHTADELQESLEAFDRDLTERLMALSDAEVEEVVAGRMALPPLPGPVESEHLARQRAESAYVGHARALHVQRARIEAEERELLAARFARLREEPGVLDTNLREAASSLAVELHLSDRTIERRMTDAWHIVSELPLTHDAHKAGRITAGHVRTISDATRALRIDSGVGADDRARVEAELVAVAEVATPGQLRSRAKRIVDRMLTAPLQQRHEVARETRSVGLFDAGDGMADLCARVPAAFGAAVLDRLSQAARGKPKDDPRTFDQFRADAFIELLLTGQTPLDATGINALRATITVTIPATALLADEQPEPSSELRFPALLDGDILVDAATIRSLAADTVTWQRLFLDPVSGIPITVDTYTPSRAMRRWLRARDGRCRWPGCTNPVSRADLDHTEDWAKGGRTSLVNLAHLCRRHHTMKHATAWTVEQLEHGILEWTSPLGVIIRDEPEPQGPRFIDTTANDEPLWGPVVCTEPSLPNAPPVALPF from the coding sequence ATGACCACGGATGGCCTGGACGCGGACGACTACATCGCCGCGATCCGCGCCGGTGCCGTCGACCCCTTCGGCCACACGGCCGACGAGCTGCAGGAGTCGCTCGAGGCGTTTGACCGCGACCTCACCGAACGCCTCATGGCGCTCTCGGATGCGGAAGTCGAGGAGGTCGTCGCCGGTCGCATGGCGCTGCCGCCGCTGCCGGGCCCTGTCGAGTCGGAGCACCTCGCTCGGCAGCGTGCGGAGTCGGCGTACGTGGGACACGCTCGCGCCCTGCACGTGCAGCGCGCCAGGATCGAGGCCGAGGAGCGGGAGCTGCTGGCGGCCCGCTTCGCGCGACTGCGCGAGGAGCCGGGCGTGCTCGACACGAACCTGCGCGAGGCGGCCTCGAGCCTCGCGGTCGAGCTGCACCTCTCGGATCGCACGATCGAGCGGCGCATGACCGACGCGTGGCACATCGTCTCCGAGCTGCCGCTGACCCACGACGCACACAAGGCCGGCCGCATCACGGCGGGCCACGTGCGCACGATCTCCGACGCGACCCGGGCGCTGCGCATCGACAGCGGTGTCGGCGCCGACGATCGGGCGCGGGTGGAGGCCGAGCTGGTCGCGGTCGCCGAGGTGGCCACGCCCGGGCAGCTGCGCTCGAGGGCGAAGCGGATCGTGGACCGCATGCTCACGGCGCCGCTGCAGCAGCGCCACGAGGTGGCGCGCGAGACGCGCTCGGTGGGCCTGTTCGATGCCGGCGATGGCATGGCCGATCTCTGCGCGCGCGTGCCGGCCGCGTTCGGTGCCGCGGTGCTCGACCGGCTCAGCCAGGCTGCCCGCGGCAAGCCGAAGGACGACCCGCGCACGTTCGACCAGTTCCGTGCCGACGCCTTCATCGAGCTGCTGCTCACCGGGCAGACGCCGCTCGATGCGACCGGCATCAACGCGCTGCGAGCCACGATCACCGTCACCATCCCCGCCACGGCCCTGCTGGCGGACGAGCAGCCCGAGCCCAGCTCGGAACTGCGCTTCCCTGCCCTGCTCGACGGCGACATCCTCGTCGACGCCGCCACGATCCGCTCGCTCGCCGCCGACACGGTCACCTGGCAGCGGCTCTTCCTCGACCCCGTCAGCGGGATCCCGATCACGGTCGACACCTACACGCCCTCCCGTGCCATGCGTCGCTGGCTGCGCGCACGCGACGGCCGCTGCCGCTGGCCCGGCTGCACCAACCCCGTCTCCCGCGCCGACCTCGACCACACCGAAGACTGGGCCAAGGGCGGCCGCACCAGCCTCGTGAACCTCGCGCACCTCTGCAGACGACATCACACGATGAAGCACGCCACCGCCTGGACGGTCGAGCAGCTCGAGCACGGCATCCTCGAATGGACCAGCCCACTCGGCGTCATCATCCGCGACGAGCCCGAACCCCAAGGCCCCCGATTCATCGACACGACCGCGAACGACGAACCGCTCTGGGGGCCGGTCGTCTGCACCGAACCCAGCCTCCCCAACGCACCACCGGTGGCGCTCCCGTTCTGA
- a CDS encoding SDR family oxidoreductase has product MSDKRIIITGASSGIGEAVARQAVARGWQVLAVARREERLAALAADIGCETFVADLTDEAAVAAFAEAAAAFGPTGLVQVAGGAKGAAELAETTIDDWRWMFEANVIGTKRVIDAVLPLLRASTADGSYAEIMVVTSIAATVAYKNGSGYNAAKSAEKQLVDVLRLELHGEPIRVMEVAPGMVWTEEFSLVRFEGDQAKADAVYKDVQDPLSADDVARVMTDILALPGHVSVDETIIKPVAQTHPWMVHKGPLVAKG; this is encoded by the coding sequence ATGAGCGACAAGCGGATCATCATCACGGGAGCGTCGAGCGGCATCGGTGAGGCCGTCGCCAGGCAGGCGGTCGCGCGCGGCTGGCAGGTGCTCGCGGTCGCCAGGCGCGAGGAGCGGCTCGCGGCGCTCGCGGCCGACATCGGCTGCGAGACGTTCGTCGCCGACCTCACGGACGAGGCCGCTGTCGCGGCGTTCGCCGAGGCGGCCGCGGCCTTCGGCCCGACGGGGCTCGTGCAGGTCGCGGGCGGTGCGAAGGGTGCGGCGGAGCTGGCTGAGACGACGATCGACGACTGGCGCTGGATGTTCGAGGCCAATGTGATCGGCACCAAGCGCGTCATCGACGCCGTGCTGCCGCTGCTGCGCGCATCCACGGCCGATGGCAGCTATGCGGAGATCATGGTCGTCACCTCGATCGCGGCCACGGTCGCCTACAAGAACGGCTCCGGCTACAACGCGGCGAAGTCGGCCGAGAAGCAGCTCGTCGATGTGCTGCGCCTCGAGCTGCACGGCGAGCCGATCCGCGTCATGGAGGTCGCGCCCGGCATGGTCTGGACCGAGGAGTTCAGCCTCGTGCGATTCGAGGGCGATCAGGCGAAGGCGGATGCGGTCTACAAGGACGTGCAGGATCCGCTCTCGGCCGACGATGTCGCGCGGGTGATGACCGACATCCTGGCGCTGCCCGGCCACGTCTCGGTCGACGAGACGATCATCAAGCCGGTCGCGCAGACGCATCCTTGGATGGTGCACAAGGGCCCGCTGGTCGCCAAGGGCTGA
- a CDS encoding bifunctional o-acetylhomoserine/o-acetylserine sulfhydrylase: protein MSDWKFETLQVHAGAQPDPTTKARITPVYRTTSYVFDNADHAARLFGLAEFGNIYSRIMNPTNDVVEQRLAALEGGSAALLLASGQSATTYSILNIANAGDHIVSSSSIYGGTYNLFQFTLRKLGIEVTFVEDQDDLDEWRRAIRPNTKAVFAETIGNPRINLLDIAGVSSVAHDAGVPLIVDNTIATPYLIRPLAHGADIVVHSATKFLGGHGSVVAGAIVDGGTFEWSKSDKFPGLTQPDESYHGVTFTEALGDAIAYIIKARVTLLRDVGASASPDSAWQLLQGIETLSLRLDRHVANATAVAQFLEGHPQVAGVHYAGIPSSPWHERGKQLAPKGTGAVLSFELVGGVEAGKALVESLELFSHLANIGDVRSLVIHPASTTHAQLTPEQQLTAGVTPGLVRLSVGIEHVDDLIADLSTGLAAAAEKAQSLEASAA, encoded by the coding sequence ATGAGCGACTGGAAGTTCGAGACCCTGCAGGTCCACGCAGGTGCACAGCCCGACCCGACCACCAAGGCGCGCATCACGCCCGTCTACCGCACCACCTCCTACGTGTTCGACAACGCCGACCACGCAGCCCGCCTGTTCGGCCTCGCCGAGTTCGGCAACATCTACTCGCGCATCATGAACCCGACGAACGACGTCGTCGAGCAGCGCCTCGCCGCGCTGGAAGGGGGCAGCGCCGCCCTCCTCCTCGCATCCGGCCAGTCGGCCACCACCTACTCGATCCTCAACATCGCGAACGCCGGCGACCACATCGTCTCCTCGTCGTCGATCTACGGGGGCACCTACAACCTGTTCCAGTTCACGCTCCGCAAGCTCGGCATCGAGGTCACCTTCGTCGAGGATCAGGACGACCTCGACGAGTGGCGCCGCGCCATCCGCCCCAACACCAAGGCGGTCTTCGCCGAGACCATCGGCAACCCGCGCATCAACCTGCTCGACATCGCCGGCGTCTCCTCGGTCGCGCACGACGCGGGAGTGCCGCTGATCGTCGACAACACGATCGCCACGCCCTACCTGATCCGCCCGCTCGCGCACGGCGCCGACATCGTCGTGCACTCGGCGACGAAGTTCCTCGGCGGCCACGGCTCGGTCGTCGCCGGCGCCATCGTCGACGGCGGCACCTTCGAGTGGTCGAAGTCCGACAAGTTCCCCGGCCTCACGCAGCCCGACGAGTCGTACCACGGCGTCACCTTCACCGAGGCGCTCGGCGACGCGATCGCCTACATCATCAAGGCCCGCGTCACGCTGCTGCGCGACGTCGGCGCATCCGCCTCCCCCGACTCCGCCTGGCAGCTGCTGCAGGGCATCGAGACGCTCTCGCTGCGCCTCGACCGCCACGTCGCGAACGCCACGGCGGTCGCGCAGTTCCTCGAGGGGCACCCGCAGGTCGCCGGCGTGCACTACGCCGGCATCCCCTCGAGCCCCTGGCACGAGCGCGGCAAGCAGCTCGCGCCGAAGGGCACGGGCGCAGTGCTCTCGTTCGAGCTCGTCGGCGGCGTGGAGGCCGGCAAGGCGCTCGTGGAGTCGCTCGAGCTCTTCAGCCACCTCGCCAACATCGGCGACGTGCGCTCGCTCGTCATCCACCCCGCATCCACCACGCACGCGCAGCTCACGCCCGAGCAGCAGCTCACCGCCGGCGTCACGCCGGGCCTCGTGCGCCTGTCGGTCGGCATCGAGCACGTCGACGACCTGATCGCCGACCTCAGCACCGGCCTCGCGGCCGCGGCGGAGAAGGCGCAGTCGCTCGAGGCCTCCGCGGCCTGA
- the rnc gene encoding ribonuclease III: MSRLLEQLGVDIDPELLVLALTHRSWAYEQGGVPHNERLEFLGDSILGQAITIELYGRLPDATEGELAKRRAGVVSTVALAEVARILGLGEYILLGKGEAASGGADKASILADTMEAVFGAAFLSAGHTAAAQLVLRLVGPLLDDPGRTGAALDPKTALQEVAAALGKGAPSYEIEAEGPDHARSFTATVHIDDAAVATGTGTSKKVAEMAAALAAHAQLTEQR; encoded by the coding sequence CTGAGCCGATTGCTTGAGCAGCTCGGGGTCGACATCGACCCCGAGCTTCTCGTGCTTGCCCTGACGCATCGCTCGTGGGCCTACGAGCAGGGCGGAGTGCCGCACAACGAGCGCCTCGAGTTCCTCGGCGACTCGATCCTCGGCCAAGCCATCACGATCGAGCTCTACGGGCGCCTGCCAGACGCGACGGAGGGCGAGCTCGCGAAGCGTCGCGCCGGCGTCGTCTCGACCGTCGCGCTCGCCGAGGTCGCGCGGATCCTCGGGCTGGGCGAATACATCCTGCTCGGCAAGGGCGAGGCAGCCTCGGGTGGCGCCGACAAGGCGTCGATCTTGGCCGACACCATGGAGGCCGTCTTCGGCGCCGCGTTCCTGAGCGCCGGGCACACTGCCGCTGCGCAGCTCGTGCTGCGGCTCGTCGGCCCGCTGCTCGATGACCCGGGTCGCACGGGCGCCGCGCTCGACCCGAAGACCGCGCTGCAGGAGGTCGCCGCCGCTCTCGGCAAGGGTGCCCCCTCCTACGAGATCGAGGCAGAGGGCCCCGACCACGCCCGCAGCTTCACTGCCACCGTGCACATCGACGACGCCGCCGTCGCGACCGGCACGGGCACCAGCAAGAAGGTCGCCGAGATGGCGGCAGCGCTCGCAGCGCACGCGCAGCTCACCGAGCAGCGCTGA
- a CDS encoding SUMF1/EgtB/PvdO family nonheme iron enzyme, producing MLPPEFVDIPGGTLHQRDARTGTERDVELRPFRLGSTTLARADGMPMHGIRWNDAIRLCNTMSADAGRTPVYDVTGAHVAWDASADGYRLPTEAEWEHACRASAATAAPAPLAAIAWTAGDGIDGPQPVAGKEPNALGLHDMLGNVWEWCWDYADPARYADYRSLRGGGWADRAFSVRASVRRGTAPDALLEDVGLRIAQGAVAEPGASAAQGWSAAADRERADIRGPLPVGWTPLRELLD from the coding sequence GTGCTCCCTCCCGAGTTCGTCGACATCCCCGGCGGCACCCTCCACCAGCGCGACGCCCGCACCGGCACCGAGCGCGACGTGGAGCTGCGTCCGTTCCGCCTGGGCAGCACGACGCTGGCGCGCGCCGACGGCATGCCGATGCACGGCATCCGCTGGAACGACGCGATCCGGCTGTGCAACACGATGTCGGCGGATGCGGGACGCACGCCGGTCTACGACGTGACGGGCGCGCACGTGGCCTGGGACGCATCCGCCGACGGCTACCGACTGCCGACCGAGGCCGAGTGGGAGCACGCGTGCCGCGCAAGCGCCGCGACGGCTGCCCCGGCGCCGCTCGCCGCCATCGCGTGGACCGCAGGCGACGGCATCGATGGCCCGCAGCCGGTCGCAGGCAAGGAGCCGAACGCCCTCGGGCTGCACGACATGCTGGGCAACGTGTGGGAGTGGTGCTGGGACTACGCCGATCCGGCGCGCTACGCCGACTACCGCAGCCTGCGCGGCGGCGGCTGGGCCGACCGAGCCTTCAGCGTGCGCGCATCCGTGCGGCGCGGCACCGCTCCCGATGCGCTGCTGGAGGACGTGGGCCTGCGCATCGCGCAGGGCGCCGTCGCCGAGCCTGGTGCGAGCGCTGCGCAGGGCTGGTCGGCCGCCGCCGATCGCGAGCGCGCCGACATCCGCGGCCCGCTGCCGGTCGGCTGGACGCCGCTGCGCGAGCTGCTGGACTGA
- a CDS encoding hemolysin family protein: MNDWLGIMWLFILLAANAFFVGAEFAVISAKRSQIEPMADRGNRAAKLALWAMEHVSLMLAMCQLGITICSLLILNVSEPAIHHLLEGPLEWTGLAPEAVSIVAFVIALLLVTYLHVVLGEMVPKNAAFTVPDKAVLLLAPPLVLISRIFKPIIWVMNAVANGILRLFGVQPVDEAASAFTIDEVETIVETSKREGLLFDPTGAISRTFEFTERRVRDVALPLDEIVTLPDGATPTDIEAAVRERGFSRYIVTDAEGTPNGYVHIKDVLGADDVHADLPVPAKRIRQLASIYQDAEVEDALALMRSTGAHIARSFDEHGETTGLLFLEDIIEELVGEVRDATRRLF; the protein is encoded by the coding sequence ATGAACGACTGGCTCGGCATCATGTGGCTCTTCATCCTGCTGGCAGCCAACGCCTTCTTCGTCGGCGCGGAGTTCGCCGTCATCTCCGCAAAGCGCAGCCAGATCGAGCCGATGGCCGATCGCGGCAACCGCGCTGCGAAGCTGGCGCTGTGGGCCATGGAGCACGTCTCGCTCATGCTCGCCATGTGCCAGCTCGGCATCACGATCTGCTCGCTGCTGATCCTCAACGTCTCCGAGCCGGCCATCCACCACCTGCTGGAAGGCCCGCTCGAATGGACCGGGCTCGCGCCAGAGGCCGTCTCGATCGTCGCGTTCGTGATCGCGCTGCTGCTCGTCACCTACCTGCACGTCGTGCTGGGCGAGATGGTGCCGAAGAACGCGGCGTTCACGGTGCCCGACAAGGCTGTGCTGCTGCTCGCGCCGCCGCTCGTGCTGATCTCCCGCATCTTCAAGCCCATCATCTGGGTCATGAACGCGGTCGCGAACGGCATCCTCCGCCTGTTCGGAGTGCAGCCGGTCGATGAGGCGGCGAGCGCGTTCACGATCGACGAGGTCGAGACGATCGTCGAGACCTCGAAGCGCGAGGGGCTGCTGTTCGACCCGACCGGGGCCATCAGCCGCACCTTCGAGTTCACGGAGCGCCGCGTGCGCGACGTGGCGCTGCCGCTCGACGAGATCGTCACGCTGCCGGACGGCGCAACGCCCACCGACATCGAGGCGGCGGTGCGCGAGCGCGGCTTCTCGCGCTACATCGTCACCGACGCCGAAGGCACGCCGAACGGCTACGTGCACATCAAGGATGTGCTGGGTGCCGACGATGTGCACGCCGACCTGCCCGTGCCGGCCAAGCGCATCCGCCAGCTCGCCTCGATCTACCAGGACGCCGAGGTCGAGGATGCGCTCGCGCTCATGCGCTCGACCGGCGCGCACATCGCGCGCTCGTTCGACGAGCATGGCGAGACGACCGGGCTGCTGTTCCTCGAGGACATCATCGAGGAGCTCGTCGGCGAGGTGCGCGACGCCACCAGGAGGCTGTTCTGA
- the mutM gene encoding bifunctional DNA-formamidopyrimidine glycosylase/DNA-(apurinic or apyrimidinic site) lyase, with product MPELPEVEVVRAGLAPAVTGARIDGVEVLDARSIGRHDGDAAAFEAALVGRTLEAPARRGKFLWIPLVVEPEAGGSDALHAHRPRHALLAHLGMSGQVLVREPGAPADRHTRIRLLLDQPALHPAGRGQLEIRFADQRLFGGLAVRPMRATEDGQGVPDQAAHIALDPIHPDFDASTVARRLRLRRQGVKAALLDQQLVSGIGNIYADEALWRSRLHYATPGQRLTQARALGLLADVRDVLDQALAEGGTSFDAQYVNVNGQAGYFEHSLNAYGRGGLPCPRCGTLMVREPWANRSSTRCPRCQRRPRGLARP from the coding sequence ATGCCCGAGCTGCCGGAGGTCGAGGTCGTGCGCGCGGGCCTCGCGCCTGCCGTCACCGGTGCCCGCATCGACGGCGTCGAGGTGCTCGACGCGCGCTCCATCGGCCGCCACGACGGCGACGCCGCCGCGTTCGAGGCCGCGCTCGTCGGCCGCACGCTCGAAGCGCCCGCACGCCGAGGCAAGTTCCTCTGGATTCCGCTCGTCGTCGAGCCGGAGGCTGGTGGGTCGGATGCGCTCCACGCGCATCGCCCGCGTCATGCGCTCCTCGCCCACCTCGGCATGTCCGGTCAGGTGCTGGTGCGCGAGCCCGGTGCACCGGCCGACCGCCACACGCGCATCCGCTTGCTGCTCGATCAGCCGGCGCTGCACCCGGCCGGCAGGGGGCAGCTCGAGATCCGCTTCGCCGATCAGCGGCTCTTCGGCGGGCTGGCCGTGCGACCGATGCGCGCCACCGAGGATGGCCAGGGCGTGCCCGACCAAGCCGCCCACATCGCGCTCGATCCGATCCACCCCGACTTCGACGCATCCACCGTGGCCCGCCGCCTGCGACTGCGCCGCCAGGGAGTGAAGGCCGCGCTGCTCGACCAGCAGCTGGTCTCGGGCATCGGCAACATCTACGCCGACGAGGCGCTGTGGCGCAGCCGGCTGCACTACGCGACGCCCGGGCAGCGGCTGACGCAGGCGCGAGCGCTCGGGCTGCTCGCCGACGTGCGCGACGTTCTCGACCAGGCGCTCGCCGAGGGCGGCACCTCGTTCGATGCGCAGTACGTGAACGTGAACGGCCAGGCCGGGTACTTCGAGCACAGCCTCAACGCCTACGGCCGCGGCGGGCTGCCCTGCCCGCGCTGCGGCACGCTCATGGTGCGCGAGCCCTGGGCGAACCGCTCGTCGACGCGCTGCCCGCGGTGCCAGCGGCGGCCGAGGGGTCTCGCTCGTCCGTAG
- a CDS encoding MFS transporter → MTALRAVPLALIGWLVCVELTSGVLQGYYVTLTPDIARHVGVTDADVNWFEAGQLLLSALMVPVLAKLGDMHGHKKMLLLSTAITAGASWWMAFAGDFWSYLIAFSLQGAYTVWLPLEVALIFDRGRRTGVAPSATRRAAGLLVIALEAGAIIGALGAAMAFGAFGEAMPPTLMLPAAMVTLCFFAILWGVPESEPLPDRKLDAGGFVLLALSLLTITSGLTFLKIGGPEAWWGWAVMAIGVALLLPFGRWVLGKDDPAIDLRVMRRPEMWPVQLTAGLVGVSLLGAQTPLATYAGTDPSLGYGLGLDASGRSILIGVYLLSLIVGAATLTVLSARIRPRLLLIAAATLVGVGYLLLVPFHLEIWQVFACMAIAGIGSGALVGALPAAAAAAAPRGQTGVATAMTNTTKTIGGSFASSIFAIVLAVGAIGTAASIGGYIVVWIICGVTALVAAVGLVAVPKLAFADPEPVPESTPATRP, encoded by the coding sequence GTGACAGCGTTGCGCGCGGTGCCCCTTGCACTCATCGGCTGGCTCGTGTGCGTCGAGCTCACGAGCGGCGTCCTGCAGGGCTACTACGTGACGCTCACCCCCGATATCGCGCGGCACGTCGGCGTGACGGATGCCGACGTCAACTGGTTCGAGGCCGGACAGCTGCTGCTCTCCGCCCTGATGGTGCCGGTGTTGGCCAAGCTCGGCGACATGCACGGCCACAAGAAGATGCTGCTGCTCTCGACCGCGATCACGGCGGGCGCCAGCTGGTGGATGGCGTTCGCCGGCGACTTCTGGAGCTACCTCATCGCCTTCTCGCTGCAGGGCGCCTACACCGTGTGGCTGCCGCTCGAGGTGGCGCTCATCTTCGACCGCGGCCGGCGCACCGGCGTCGCCCCCTCCGCGACGAGGCGCGCTGCCGGCCTGCTCGTCATCGCTCTCGAGGCAGGCGCGATCATCGGCGCCCTCGGCGCAGCGATGGCGTTCGGCGCATTCGGCGAGGCGATGCCACCGACGCTCATGCTGCCCGCCGCCATGGTCACCCTCTGCTTCTTCGCGATCCTCTGGGGCGTGCCGGAATCCGAGCCGCTCCCCGACCGGAAGCTCGACGCGGGCGGCTTCGTGCTGCTCGCGCTCTCGCTGCTCACGATCACCTCCGGCCTCACCTTCCTCAAGATCGGCGGTCCGGAGGCGTGGTGGGGCTGGGCCGTCATGGCCATCGGCGTGGCGCTGCTGCTGCCGTTCGGGCGCTGGGTGCTCGGCAAGGACGACCCGGCGATCGACCTGCGCGTCATGCGCCGACCCGAGATGTGGCCGGTGCAGCTCACCGCCGGCCTCGTCGGCGTCAGCCTGCTCGGCGCCCAGACACCGCTCGCGACCTACGCCGGCACCGATCCATCGCTCGGCTACGGCCTGGGGCTCGACGCCAGCGGGCGCTCGATCCTGATCGGCGTCTACCTGCTCTCGCTCATCGTGGGGGCCGCGACCCTCACGGTGCTCTCCGCGCGCATCCGGCCCCGCCTGCTGCTCATCGCCGCCGCGACGCTCGTGGGCGTCGGCTACCTGCTGCTCGTGCCCTTCCACCTCGAGATCTGGCAGGTCTTCGCATGCATGGCGATCGCCGGCATCGGCTCGGGTGCGCTCGTGGGCGCGCTTCCCGCCGCAGCCGCCGCAGCCGCCCCGCGCGGTCAGACCGGCGTCGCGACCGCCATGACCAACACCACCAAGACGATCGGCGGCTCGTTCGCGTCATCGATCTTCGCCATCGTGCTCGCCGTCGGCGCCATCGGCACCGCTGCCAGCATCGGCGGCTACATCGTGGTCTGGATCATCTGCGGCGTCACCGCGCTGGTCGCCGCGGTCGGCCTCGTCGCCGTGCCGAAGCTCGCGTTCGCCGACCCGGAGCCGGTGCCCGAGTCCACGCCTGCCACCCGGCCCTGA
- a CDS encoding homoserine O-acetyltransferase: MDWQLSDDAQPASRVPAARLIDPVSGAPGSIEARPVPVTGAWRPGDDPGDRSFARIGDVDVEAGGTIADAVVAYETWGALNEARDNAVLVLHALTGDSHVRGAAGPGHTTSGWWEEVVGPGLAIDTERHFVVAPNMLGGCQGTTGPASLAADGIEWGSRFPRVTVRDQVEAQRRLADRLGIERWRAVVGGSMGGMHALEWAIAHPERVGATALLASNAATSADQIAQNTLQIEAVTTDPGWLGGDFYDLPGHAGPARGLALARRMAMLGYRSQQELNERFQREWQSSVDPLAGGRFQVESYLDVHGNRFTRRFDAGSYVRLVDAMTTHDVGRGRGGVEAALERVSSPTLIVGISSDRLFPVADQQRLAAGIATSTSGSDPIVLESGFGHDAFLIESGRVGDLLATLID; encoded by the coding sequence GTGGACTGGCAGCTGAGCGACGACGCGCAGCCTGCCTCCAGGGTGCCCGCCGCCCGTCTGATCGACCCCGTCTCCGGCGCGCCCGGCTCGATCGAGGCGAGGCCCGTTCCCGTCACGGGCGCCTGGCGTCCGGGCGACGACCCTGGCGATCGATCCTTTGCCCGGATCGGCGATGTCGATGTCGAGGCGGGCGGGACGATCGCGGATGCGGTGGTCGCCTACGAGACGTGGGGCGCGCTCAACGAGGCACGCGACAACGCGGTGCTCGTGCTCCACGCGCTCACGGGCGACAGTCACGTGCGCGGCGCCGCGGGTCCCGGTCACACGACCTCCGGATGGTGGGAGGAGGTCGTCGGGCCTGGGCTCGCGATCGACACCGAGCGGCACTTCGTCGTCGCCCCGAACATGCTGGGCGGCTGCCAGGGCACGACCGGCCCGGCCTCGCTCGCAGCCGACGGGATCGAGTGGGGCTCCCGCTTCCCCCGCGTGACCGTGCGCGACCAGGTCGAGGCGCAGCGACGGCTCGCCGACCGCCTCGGCATCGAGCGCTGGCGCGCCGTCGTCGGCGGCTCCATGGGCGGCATGCACGCCCTCGAATGGGCGATCGCGCACCCGGAGCGCGTCGGCGCAACGGCACTGCTCGCCTCCAACGCGGCGACGAGCGCCGACCAGATCGCGCAGAACACGCTGCAGATCGAGGCGGTCACGACCGACCCCGGCTGGCTCGGCGGCGACTTCTACGACCTCCCGGGCCACGCCGGACCCGCCCGCGGCCTCGCGCTCGCCCGCCGCATGGCCATGCTGGGCTACCGCTCCCAGCAGGAGCTCAACGAGCGCTTCCAGCGCGAATGGCAGTCGAGCGTCGACCCGCTCGCCGGCGGGCGCTTCCAGGTGGAGTCGTACCTCGACGTGCACGGCAACCGCTTCACGCGGCGCTTCGACGCCGGCAGCTACGTGCGGCTCGTCGACGCCATGACCACGCACGACGTGGGTCGAGGCCGCGGCGGCGTCGAGGCGGCGCTCGAGCGCGTCAGCTCACCGACGCTCATCGTCGGCATCTCCAGCGATCGGCTCTTCCCGGTCGCCGATCAGCAGCGCCTCGCCGCGGGCATCGCCACCAGCACCTCCGGCAGCGACCCGATCGTGCTCGAGAGCGGATTCGGGCACGACGCCTTCCTCATCGAGTCCGGTCGCGTGGGCGACCTGCTCGCGACGCTCATCGACTGA
- a CDS encoding YceD family protein: protein MATPHPFVISVREIARKPGQMREVYATAPFGEKIGEGLATVLPEQPIDLVLRLESVHEGILATGTAGVTALATCARCLTEFDLDVDVDFLELFTYDGASESDYLVVDDTVDMLSVVRDVVVLALPFQPVDRPDCSGLDPETGERLEPGTDHVPEETIDPRWAALQGFQQDVSDDTSEDDAQASKKE, encoded by the coding sequence ATGGCCACCCCCCACCCGTTCGTGATCTCTGTGCGCGAGATCGCGCGGAAGCCCGGACAGATGCGCGAGGTCTACGCGACCGCGCCCTTCGGCGAGAAGATCGGCGAGGGTCTCGCGACTGTGCTGCCCGAGCAGCCCATCGATCTCGTGCTGCGCCTCGAGAGCGTGCACGAGGGCATCCTCGCCACCGGCACCGCCGGGGTGACGGCCCTCGCGACCTGCGCGCGCTGCCTCACGGAGTTCGACCTGGATGTCGATGTCGACTTCCTGGAGCTGTTCACGTATGATGGTGCGTCGGAATCCGATTACCTCGTTGTCGACGACACCGTCGACATGCTTTCGGTGGTTCGGGATGTGGTTGTGCTGGCGCTGCCGTTCCAACCGGTCGACCGACCGGACTGCTCTGGGCTCGATCCAGAGACAGGGGAGCGGCTCGAGCCTGGCACCGATCACGTGCCGGAGGAGACCATCGATCCGCGATGGGCTGCGCTGCAGGGATTCCAACAAGACGTATCCGACGACACGTCGGAAGATGACGCCCAGGCGTCGAAGAAGGAGTGA
- the rpmF gene encoding 50S ribosomal protein L32, whose protein sequence is MAVPKRKMSRSNTRARRSQWKAEAPKLVKTIEGGKTVYSLPHRAKVVEDSAGTPLYMEYKGRKVADV, encoded by the coding sequence ATGGCTGTTCCCAAGAGGAAGATGTCGCGGTCCAACACCCGTGCGCGCCGTTCGCAGTGGAAGGCCGAAGCGCCCAAGCTGGTCAAGACCATCGAGGGCGGCAAGACCGTCTACAGCCTCCCGCACCGCGCGAAGGTCGTCGAGGACTCGGCCGGCACGCCGCTGTACATGGAGTACAAGGGCCGCAAGGTCGCCGACGTCTGA